Proteins found in one Cheilinus undulatus linkage group 9, ASM1832078v1, whole genome shotgun sequence genomic segment:
- the LOC121515793 gene encoding dynein light chain roadblock-type 2-like, giving the protein MAGTEHGDVVETLKRIESNEDVIGTVVVNAEGIPIRSTLDSSTTTRRYAEPLQQLSMMARSTVRDLDPQNDLSFLRIRTKDNEILVAMEDDFMLVTIQGQSK; this is encoded by the exons ATGGCTGGAACTGAGCAC GGAGATGTTGTGGAAACACTGAAGAGGATTGAATCAAATGAAGATGTAATTGGAACAGTTGTTGTTAATGCAGAAG GAATTCCAATCAGATCAACATTAGATAGTTCAACTACAACACGTCGGTATGCAGAACCTCTTCAACAACTGTCCATGATGGCTCGGAGCACAGTGAGGGACCTAGATCCTCAAAATGACCTCAGCTTCCTCCGCATCCGCACCAAAGACAATGAAATCCTGGTTGCAATGG AGGATGACTTCATGCTGGTA
- the psmd7 gene encoding 26S proteasome non-ATPase regulatory subunit 7, whose protein sequence is MPELAVENVVVHPLVLLSVVDHFNRIGKVGNQKRVVGVLLGSWQKKVLDVSNSFAVPFDEDDRDDSVWFLDHDYLENMYGMFKKVNARERIVGWYHTGPKLHKNDIAINELIKQYCTNSVLVIIDVKPKDLGLPTEAYISVEEIHDDGTPTSKTFEHVTSEIGAEEAEEVGVEHLLRDIKDTTVGTLSQRITNQVHGLKGLNSKLLDIRSYLERVAAGKLPINHQIIYQLQDVFNLLPDVNLLEFTKAFYLKTNDQMLVVYLASLIRSVVALHNLINNKISNRDAEKKEGQEKEEGKKEKKDDKEKKDEKDKDKEKEKEKADGAKKDEKKKK, encoded by the exons ATGCCGGAGTTAGCGGTGGAAAATGTGGTCGTTCATCCCTTGGTGTTGCTCAGCGTGGTTGACCATTTTAACAG GATAGGAAAAGTTGGCAATCAGAAACGTGTTGTCGGTGTCCTCCTGGGAtcttggcagaaaaaagttctTGATGTGTCAAACAGTTTTGCAG TGCCATTTGATGAGGATGACAGGGACGACTCTGTGTGGTTCTTGGATCATGACTACCTGGAGAATATGTATGGCATGTTCAAGAAAGTTAACG CCAGAGAAAGAATAGTTGGGTGGTACCACACAGGACCCAAACTACACAAGAATGACATTGCTATCAATGAGCTCATCAAACAGTACTGTACCAATTCG GTTTTAGTCATCATCGATGTAAAGCCCAAGGATCTTGGCCTACCCACAGAAGCGTACATCTCTGTGGAGGAAATACATGAT GACGGTACTCCAACATCCAAGACATTTGAACATGTCACCAGTGAGATTGGAGCAGAGGAAGCAGAAGAAGTGGGTGTGGAACACCTACTCAG AGACATCAAAGACACCACAGTGGGAACTTTGTCGCAACGGATCACAAATCAGGTTCATGGCCTAAAGGGACTCAATTCGAAGCTGTTGGACATCCGCTCTTACCTGGAGAGGGTGGCAGCAGGAAAGCTTCCCATCAACCACCAAATCATCTATCAGCTGCAGGATGTTTTCAACCTGCTGCCAGATGTTAATCTGCTG gaGTTCACAAAAGCCTTCTATCTTAAGACCAATGACCAGATGCTGGTGGTCTACCTGGCTTCACTCATTCGCTCTGTGGTAGCTCTGCACAACCTGATCAACAACAAGATTTCCAACCgagatgcagagaaaaaagaggggcaggaaaaggaggagggaaagaaagagaagaaagatgataaagagaaaaaagatgaGAAGGACAAAGAcaaggagaaagagaaggagaaagcaGATGGTGCCAAGAAagatgagaagaagaaaaaatga
- the hprt1l gene encoding hypoxanthine phosphoribosyltransferase 1, like isoform X1 produces MASYLQIADDEKGYDLDLFCVPRHYENDLDKVIIPHGLIMDRTERLARDIIQDMGGHHIVALCVLKGGYKFFADLLDYIKALNQNSDKSVPLTVDFIRVKSYCNDKSTNNVKVIGGDELSNLSGKNVLIVEDIVETGRTMQTLLSLLSECNPKMVKVVSLLVKRTPRSSGYRPDYIGFEVPDAFLVGYALDYNEYFRDLSHICILNDQAKEKYKV; encoded by the exons ATGGCTTCGTATCTGCAG ATTGCAGATGATGAGAAGGGCTACGATCTGGACTTGTTCTGCGTCCCTAGACATTATGAAAACGATTTGGACAAGGTGATCATCCCCCATGGACTCATCATGGACAG GACAGAGCGTCTTGCCCGGGACATAATCCAAGACATGGGGGGACACCACATCGTAGCTCTTTGTGTTCTTAAAGGAGGCTACAAGTTCTTCGCAGACCTCCTGGACTACATCAAAGCACTTAACCAGAACAGCGATAAATCTGTACCCCTGACAGTGGATTTCATTAGGGTGAAGAGCTACTGT AATGACAAGTCGACCAACAACGTCAAAGTCATAGGAGGAGATGAGCTGTCCAATCTCTCAGGCAAG AATGTTCTGATTGTTGAG GATATTGTAGAGACGGGAAGGACAATGCAGACGCTGCTTTCCTTGCTGAGTGAATGTAATCCCAAGATGGTTAAAGTTGTGAG CCTTCTGGTGAAGAGGACCCCGAGGAGTTCAGGCTACAGACCAGACT acATTGGTTTTGAGGTACCAGATGCCTTTCTGGTGGGTTATGCGTTGGACTACAATGAATACTTCAGAGATCTCAGT CACATCTGCATACTTAATGATCAAGCAAAGGAGAAGTACAAGGTGTGA
- the hprt1l gene encoding hypoxanthine phosphoribosyltransferase 1, like isoform X2, whose translation MDSSWTERLARDIIQDMGGHHIVALCVLKGGYKFFADLLDYIKALNQNSDKSVPLTVDFIRVKSYCNDKSTNNVKVIGGDELSNLSGKNVLIVEDIVETGRTMQTLLSLLSECNPKMVKVVSLLVKRTPRSSGYRPDYIGFEVPDAFLVGYALDYNEYFRDLSHICILNDQAKEKYKV comes from the exons ATGGACTCATCATGGACAG AGCGTCTTGCCCGGGACATAATCCAAGACATGGGGGGACACCACATCGTAGCTCTTTGTGTTCTTAAAGGAGGCTACAAGTTCTTCGCAGACCTCCTGGACTACATCAAAGCACTTAACCAGAACAGCGATAAATCTGTACCCCTGACAGTGGATTTCATTAGGGTGAAGAGCTACTGT AATGACAAGTCGACCAACAACGTCAAAGTCATAGGAGGAGATGAGCTGTCCAATCTCTCAGGCAAG AATGTTCTGATTGTTGAG GATATTGTAGAGACGGGAAGGACAATGCAGACGCTGCTTTCCTTGCTGAGTGAATGTAATCCCAAGATGGTTAAAGTTGTGAG CCTTCTGGTGAAGAGGACCCCGAGGAGTTCAGGCTACAGACCAGACT acATTGGTTTTGAGGTACCAGATGCCTTTCTGGTGGGTTATGCGTTGGACTACAATGAATACTTCAGAGATCTCAGT CACATCTGCATACTTAATGATCAAGCAAAGGAGAAGTACAAGGTGTGA
- the nudt7 gene encoding peroxisomal coenzyme A diphosphatase NUDT7 produces the protein MHIKEKTISILKRFDIRNKLSYLPVLPKASVLIPLFVRHGRLHTLLTLRSKELRTSAGEVCFPGGKRDPRDRDDVDTALREAEEEIGLPPDGVEVVCRLFPIINKSGLLVTPVVGFIEESFCPSPNPAEVSAVFTVPLDFFTSEKDHYAAHGAAGMVGPLHSFYFMDSDSGIQYHIWGLTAMLAILVATIALRKTPEFEVSFDSEDPISFFQQVLQRRLSKL, from the exons ATGCATATTAAAGAGAAAACGATATCAATTTTAAAGCGGTTTGATATTCGGAACAAATTGTCCTATCTGCCGGTGCTGCCCAAAGCCTCGGTTCTGATCCCACTTTTTGTAAGGCATGGACGGCTGCACACATTGTTGACTCTGCGATCAAAGGAG TTGAGGACCTCTGCTGGTGAGGTGTGCTTCCCAGGTGGGAAGAGAGACCCCAGAGACAGAGATGACGTCGACACAGCTCTAAGGGAGGCGGAGGAGGAGATAGGTCTACCCCCTGATGGTGTTGAGGTGGTGTGCAGACTGTTCCCTATCATCAATAAG AGCGGCCTATTAGTGACCCCAGTGGTTGGCTTCATAGAGGAGTCCTTCTGTCCCAGTCCAAACCCTGCTGAGGTCAGTGCAGTGTTCACAGTCCCTCTGGACTTCTTCACCAGCGAGAAGGACCACTATGCCGCCCATGGAGCTGCAGGGATGGTGGGGCCGTTGCACTCTTTCTACTTTATGGACTCTGATTCAGGAATCCAGTATCACATATGGGGGCTGACTGCCATGTTGGCCATCTTGGTTGCCACCATTGCTCTTAGGAAAACTCCTGAATTTGAAGTTAGTTTTGACTCAGAGGATCCGATATCATTTTTCCAACAGGTTCTACAAAGACGACTCAGTAAACTCTGA